A section of the Alphaproteobacteria bacterium genome encodes:
- a CDS encoding S4 domain-containing protein, with protein MTAPALRLDKWLWHARLFRTRRLATRYVETGRLRVDGEKTAKPHFSVRGGEVLTFPLGKHIRVIRILRLSDGRAPAGEARSLYEDIAPVDEARETDLK; from the coding sequence GTGACGGCGCCGGCGCTCCGTCTCGACAAATGGCTCTGGCATGCACGGCTCTTCAGGACGCGGCGTCTGGCCACGCGCTATGTCGAAACAGGCCGGCTGCGGGTCGACGGAGAAAAGACCGCCAAGCCACATTTTTCCGTTCGCGGGGGGGAGGTCCTGACCTTCCCCCTGGGCAAGCATATTCGCGTCATCCGGATCCTCAGGCTCTCGGACGGGCGCGCCCCGGCCGGGGAGGCGCGGTCTCTTTATGAGGATATTGCACCGGTGGACGAGGCGCGGGAGACTGACCTGAAATGA
- a CDS encoding DUF1223 domain-containing protein, with protein sequence MKQTADHARPQGSRAGARPGLAGLALAALLLATITSGPAQGADTSRSETGPVVMELFTSQGCEACPAMDRLLGEFVGREDVIALSFHVDYWNYIGWRDPYSKPSFSKRQKLYARRFGDKMVSTPQFVVDGEYEADATSKNALERLVEMAREAKPDRARVSLEIGASGELRVAISGPPQAEPAHIWMVTFDQLRGTAIRSGENQGMFLRNYNVVRNLVHVGLWPGGDLEMRLDGSTLMVDHAGGCAILVQGEHMGPFLGAAKLTWN encoded by the coding sequence ATGAAACAGACAGCGGATCACGCCCGGCCCCAGGGGAGCAGGGCCGGCGCCCGGCCGGGGCTGGCCGGCCTGGCCCTCGCGGCCCTCCTTCTGGCGACCATCACGTCGGGGCCGGCGCAGGGCGCGGACACCTCCCGGTCCGAGACCGGTCCGGTGGTGATGGAGCTGTTCACCTCCCAGGGCTGCGAAGCCTGCCCGGCCATGGACCGCTTGCTGGGCGAATTCGTCGGCCGCGAGGATGTGATCGCGCTGAGCTTCCACGTCGATTACTGGAATTACATCGGCTGGCGCGACCCGTATTCGAAGCCCTCCTTCAGCAAGCGTCAGAAACTTTACGCGCGCCGGTTCGGAGACAAGATGGTCTCGACCCCGCAATTCGTGGTCGATGGCGAATACGAGGCGGACGCAACCTCGAAAAACGCGCTGGAACGACTGGTCGAAATGGCGCGCGAGGCCAAGCCCGACCGCGCCCGCGTTTCCCTCGAAATCGGCGCCTCGGGCGAGCTGAGGGTCGCTATCTCCGGTCCGCCGCAGGCGGAGCCAGCGCATATCTGGATGGTGACCTTCGACCAGCTGCGCGGCACCGCCATACGCAGCGGCGAGAATCAGGGCATGTTCCTGCGCAATTACAATGTCGTCCGCAATCTGGTTCATGTCGGATTATGGCCGGGGGGCGATCTCGAGATGCGCCTCGACGGATCGACTCTCATGGTGGACCACGCCGGCGGATGCGCGATCCTCGTTCAGGGCGAACATATGGGCCCGTTTTTGGGCGCCGCGAAACTGACCTGGAACTGA
- the acnA gene encoding aconitate hydratase AcnA — MSHPNSFGARQTLTAGSQTVTYFSLAKAAENGLGDISRLPFSLKVLLENLLRHEDGRTVTADDIRAVADWLKERKSDREIAYRPARVLMQDFTGVPAVVDLATMRDAMQTLGGDPEKINPLSQVDLVIDHSVMVDYFGTADAFRKNVEVEFERNRERYTFLKWGQNAFRNFRVVPPGTGICHQVNLENLAQVVWTSEIDGETVAYPDTLVGTDSHTTMINGLAVLGWGVGGIEAEAAMLGQPVSMLIPEVVGLRLTGQLSEGATATDLVLTVTEMLRKKGVVGKFVEFFGPGVGELPLADRATIANMAPEYGATCGLFPIDGKTTDYLAFTGRDEARVALVEAYARAQEMWRTDDAPEPVYTDTLELDLATVEPSLAGPKRPQDRVRLSAAAEGFARTLDDAVGGDKKKAATRVAVEGGGYEIGNGDIVIAAITSCTNTSNPSVMVGAGLVARKAAAKGLKVKPWVKTSLAPGSQVVTDYLEKAGLQDDLDKLGFNLVGYGCTTCIGNSGPLAPPVEAAIESGDLVVCSVLSGNRNFEGRISPHVRANYLASPPLVVAYALAGSMHVDLQNDPLGEGADGKPVYLKDIWPSNHEIHETVQAALSRDMYETRYANVFTGDEVWRGIETTNAKNYDWDANSTYVQQPPYFESMSIDPDSPEDIVDARPLAILGDSVTTDHISPAGAIKADSPAGAYLTDHGVAPHDFNSYGSRRGNHEVMMRGTFANIRLRNEMAPGTSGGITRHMPDGAQMPIYDAAMAYQDAGTPLVVVAGKEYGTGSSRDWAAKGTKLLGVRAVIVESFERIHRSNLVGMGVLPLQFKDGVTRETLKLDGGETFSISGIGDLKPRAELKCIVRRPDGGTEEVALLCRIDTEDELDYFRHGGILSFVLRKLRKSA, encoded by the coding sequence GTGTCCCACCCCAACAGCTTCGGTGCCCGCCAGACCCTGACGGCCGGTAGCCAGACAGTGACCTATTTCAGCCTGGCCAAGGCGGCCGAAAACGGCCTTGGCGATATTTCCCGCCTGCCGTTCTCACTGAAAGTATTGCTGGAAAATCTCTTGCGCCACGAGGACGGGCGGACGGTGACGGCGGATGACATCCGGGCCGTGGCCGACTGGCTGAAGGAACGAAAGTCCGACCGCGAGATCGCCTATCGCCCGGCCCGTGTCCTGATGCAGGATTTCACCGGCGTGCCGGCGGTCGTGGACCTGGCCACGATGCGCGACGCCATGCAGACCTTGGGCGGCGACCCCGAAAAGATCAACCCGCTCTCGCAGGTCGATCTGGTGATCGATCATTCCGTGATGGTGGATTACTTCGGTACGGCGGACGCGTTTCGCAAGAACGTCGAGGTCGAGTTCGAGCGCAACCGCGAGCGCTACACATTTCTGAAGTGGGGGCAGAACGCCTTTCGCAATTTTCGCGTGGTACCGCCAGGCACCGGTATCTGCCACCAGGTCAATCTGGAGAACCTGGCCCAGGTCGTCTGGACATCCGAAATCGACGGCGAGACCGTCGCCTATCCCGATACACTGGTCGGCACCGACAGCCACACGACCATGATCAACGGGCTTGCGGTGCTCGGCTGGGGCGTGGGCGGCATCGAGGCCGAAGCCGCGATGCTGGGACAGCCGGTCTCCATGCTGATCCCCGAAGTTGTTGGCCTGCGCCTTACCGGACAGCTTTCGGAAGGCGCGACGGCGACCGATCTGGTACTGACGGTCACCGAAATGCTGCGCAAGAAAGGTGTCGTCGGAAAATTCGTGGAATTTTTCGGCCCCGGCGTCGGCGAGTTGCCGCTGGCAGACCGCGCGACCATCGCCAACATGGCGCCCGAATACGGCGCCACTTGCGGCCTTTTCCCGATCGACGGCAAGACCACCGATTATCTCGCCTTTACCGGCCGGGACGAAGCCCGCGTGGCGCTGGTCGAAGCCTATGCGCGCGCGCAGGAGATGTGGCGCACGGATGACGCGCCGGAGCCGGTCTATACCGACACGCTGGAACTCGATCTCGCGACGGTGGAGCCTTCGCTGGCCGGGCCGAAACGCCCGCAGGACCGGGTGCGGCTCTCAGCCGCCGCCGAAGGCTTCGCCAGGACGCTTGATGACGCTGTGGGCGGCGACAAAAAGAAGGCCGCGACCCGCGTCGCCGTGGAGGGCGGCGGCTATGAGATCGGCAATGGCGATATTGTCATCGCCGCGATCACGAGCTGCACCAACACCTCGAACCCCTCGGTCATGGTGGGCGCGGGGCTGGTCGCCCGGAAGGCGGCGGCAAAGGGGCTCAAGGTGAAACCCTGGGTCAAGACCTCGCTGGCGCCCGGCTCGCAGGTGGTTACGGATTATCTCGAGAAGGCCGGACTCCAGGACGATCTCGACAAGCTCGGCTTCAATCTCGTCGGGTACGGCTGCACCACCTGTATCGGCAATTCGGGTCCGCTCGCGCCACCGGTCGAGGCGGCCATCGAAAGCGGCGACCTCGTCGTCTGCTCAGTGCTGTCGGGCAACCGGAATTTTGAAGGCCGGATCAGCCCGCATGTTCGCGCCAATTATCTGGCTTCGCCGCCCCTCGTGGTGGCTTACGCGCTGGCCGGCTCCATGCATGTCGATCTGCAGAACGATCCCCTGGGAGAGGGCGCCGATGGCAAGCCCGTCTACCTCAAGGACATTTGGCCAAGCAATCACGAAATTCACGAAACGGTCCAGGCGGCGCTGTCCCGCGATATGTACGAAACCCGCTACGCCAATGTGTTCACCGGCGATGAAGTGTGGCGCGGCATTGAAACCACAAATGCCAAGAATTACGACTGGGATGCGAACAGCACTTATGTGCAGCAGCCGCCCTATTTCGAGAGCATGTCGATCGACCCCGACAGCCCCGAAGACATCGTGGACGCCCGCCCGCTCGCCATTCTTGGCGACAGTGTGACCACGGATCACATCTCGCCCGCCGGCGCAATCAAGGCGGACAGTCCGGCCGGCGCCTATCTGACCGATCACGGCGTGGCGCCGCACGATTTCAACTCCTACGGATCGCGGCGCGGCAATCACGAAGTGATGATGCGTGGCACCTTCGCCAATATCCGCCTGCGCAACGAGATGGCACCGGGCACATCGGGCGGCATCACCCGTCACATGCCCGACGGCGCACAAATGCCCATCTATGACGCGGCGATGGCCTATCAGGATGCCGGCACACCGCTTGTCGTGGTGGCGGGAAAGGAATACGGCACCGGCTCCAGCCGCGACTGGGCCGCGAAAGGAACCAAGCTTCTGGGTGTGCGCGCAGTGATCGTCGAAAGCTTCGAGCGCATCCACCGATCAAACCTTGTCGGCATGGGCGTGCTGCCGCTTCAGTTCAAGGACGGCGTGACGCGCGAAACCCTAAAGCTGGACGGCGGAGAGACTTTTTCCATTTCCGGCATCGGCGATTTGAAACCGCGCGCGGAGCTGAAATGCATCGTGCGCCGGCCGGACGGCGGGACGGAGGAGGTTGCACTCCTGTGCCGGATCGATACGGAGGACGAACTCGACTATTTCCGCCATGGCGGGATTCTCTCGTTCGTCCTGCGCAAACTGCGGAAAAGCGCCTGA
- a CDS encoding CarD family transcriptional regulator, giving the protein MAKTAAKKTTKSTKSTAKPRVSGKKAAQTKARTQAQTKAQTQKTQTQKTQARTQSKTRAGTAPGGRARTSGTATSRKPLAKKASSKTTHRAPAKTRARSSAKAVGTTLATPSAKPEAKKASAGTLAGTAAKAAPKAAGRKAKAPSSPFSPGDFVVYPTHGVGRVVGLEEQEIAGETLGLIVISFEKDRMTLRVPLDKSKESGLRKLSSKDRMASALTTLKGRARVKRTMWSRRAQEYEAKINSGDPVSIAEVVRDLFRKEDQPEQSYSERQIYQAALDRLARELAAIERIETDAASEKLENVLRKAA; this is encoded by the coding sequence ATGGCCAAGACAGCCGCAAAAAAGACGACAAAATCGACGAAATCGACGGCAAAACCCCGGGTATCCGGCAAGAAGGCGGCCCAGACCAAAGCCCGGACCCAAGCCCAGACTAAAGCCCAGACCCAAAAGACCCAGACCCAGAAGACCCAGGCCCGGACCCAATCCAAGACGCGCGCCGGGACGGCCCCGGGCGGGCGGGCACGGACATCGGGCACGGCGACGAGCCGCAAACCGTTGGCGAAGAAGGCCTCGAGCAAGACCACGCACCGGGCACCCGCAAAGACCCGGGCCAGGAGCTCGGCCAAAGCCGTCGGCACGACCCTGGCCACCCCGTCCGCCAAGCCCGAGGCGAAGAAGGCGTCGGCCGGAACGCTGGCCGGAACCGCCGCGAAGGCCGCGCCGAAAGCAGCCGGCAGGAAGGCCAAGGCACCGAGCTCGCCGTTTTCGCCGGGCGATTTTGTCGTCTATCCGACTCATGGGGTCGGCCGGGTCGTCGGGCTCGAGGAGCAGGAAATCGCCGGCGAGACCCTCGGCCTTATTGTCATCAGTTTTGAAAAGGACCGCATGACGCTGCGCGTTCCCCTCGACAAATCGAAGGAATCGGGATTGCGCAAGCTGTCGAGCAAGGACCGTATGGCCTCGGCCCTGACCACGCTCAAGGGACGGGCGCGCGTCAAGCGCACGATGTGGAGCCGCCGGGCGCAGGAATATGAAGCCAAGATCAACTCCGGCGACCCGGTGAGTATCGCCGAAGTGGTGCGCGATCTGTTCCGCAAGGAGGACCAGCCCGAACAGTCCTACAGCGAACGTCAGATCTATCAGGCGGCGCTGGACCGGCTGGCGCGCGAACTGGCCGCGATCGAGCGGATCGAGACCGATGCCGCCTCGGAAAAACTGGAGAACGTGCTGCGCAAGGCGGCCTGA
- a CDS encoding ferredoxin family protein translates to MAYVVTEACIRCKFTDCVEVCPVDCFYEGENMLTINPDECIDCGVCVPECPVEAIMPESDDESGEWLELNRTYSEQWPNITAKKDPLPDAKEWEGKSGKKGEFSPNPAS, encoded by the coding sequence ATGGCTTACGTCGTTACTGAGGCATGCATCCGATGCAAGTTCACGGATTGCGTCGAAGTCTGCCCGGTCGATTGCTTCTATGAGGGTGAGAACATGCTCACCATCAACCCGGATGAGTGCATCGATTGCGGCGTCTGCGTGCCGGAATGCCCGGTCGAGGCGATCATGCCCGAAAGCGACGACGAGTCGGGCGAGTGGCTGGAGCTCAACCGCACCTATTCCGAGCAATGGCCCAATATCACCGCCAAGAAGGACCCGCTGCCGGACGCCAAGGAATGGGAAGGCAAATCGGGCAAAAAGGGCGAATTCAGCCCGAATCCGGCATCCTGA
- a CDS encoding helicase-related protein — protein sequence MPTTPATARLTAVLGPTNTGKTYLAMERLAGHASGMIGFPLRLLARENYDRLVAIKGDSLVALVTGEEKIVPPTARYFVCTVEAMPADRDVAFLAVDEVQLAADRERGHVFTDRLIHARGREETMFLGAATIRPLLSRLLPGIEIIERPRFSTLSYGGEKKLGRLPRRSAAVAFSANDVYGLAEVIRRQRGGAAVVMGALSPRTRNAQVALYQSGDVDYLVATDAIGMGLNMDLHHVALAARWKFDGERRRPLSPAEIGQIAGRAGRHMHDGTFGTTAGCERLEPETIAAVESHEFERIDGIYWRNRELDFASVPRLLESLNAPPPASDLWRAPDSDDVKTLRDLAKLDGIAARATGRDAVTRLWAACQIPEFHQTHSDAHTRLVGRVFEYLMSENGLLPAAWMNAQLARLDRVDGDIETLMGRLAQIRIWTYISHRQEWLEDGPGWQERARQLEDRLSDALHQGLTQRFVDRRTSVLLQKLNAEDNLNAEIGAEGEVLVENLYVGKLAGFRFGADLSSTGEDARALVRAARQALRGEIVTRLQGVRTDTHDAFSLAPDGGMLWRGERIARLARGPEILRPRVEILPSDLLEAGERDIMATRLAAWVDEELRRHLAPLFRLTAASLTGSGRGLAFQLCETLGTLRRSAVIELVRELSKEQRRDLNRAGVRIGSEAIYVDGLQGGGASLTLRALLWRVFHETFDTLPLPPDGRMSFHPETLPGAARTEPDDQASAFYQAAGYLRVGPVFLRADILNRLGQGLWQATHPAPEPASHPPTPGPATAEPPEAARDTPPETPPGMPEAAAAAAAGGAGPDGAEEPAPEPAGTGQPAGQEAGATEATEATGGTDGPPARPRPGHPLPADLLSQAGLKLADAPGVFEALGYELLTAEDTPARVRHRPRRKARKHGGKQAGDRNRRPAGRHGRNRERQGGEAPQSEKTAAKTAHGATQKTTQKTAQEAAKERGRGKGARQAGGHAGGHAGGSAGGRPGWRSGGPAREARFDESYSPFAKLRELKFASDAPQDGGGRRHRRQGAGKSGKAETTDPETGGS from the coding sequence ATGCCCACCACACCTGCGACGGCGCGCCTCACGGCCGTGCTTGGCCCCACCAACACCGGCAAGACCTATCTGGCCATGGAACGCCTGGCCGGCCATGCGTCGGGCATGATCGGATTTCCGCTGCGTCTTCTGGCCCGGGAGAATTACGACCGACTGGTGGCGATCAAGGGGGACAGCCTAGTGGCGCTGGTCACGGGCGAGGAAAAGATCGTCCCGCCCACGGCGCGGTATTTCGTCTGCACCGTGGAAGCGATGCCCGCGGATCGGGACGTCGCTTTTCTGGCCGTGGATGAGGTCCAGCTCGCGGCCGACCGGGAGCGTGGCCACGTCTTCACCGACCGGCTGATCCATGCCCGCGGCCGGGAAGAGACCATGTTCCTCGGCGCAGCGACGATCCGGCCGCTCTTGAGCCGGCTCCTGCCCGGGATCGAGATTATCGAGCGGCCGAGATTCTCGACATTAAGCTATGGCGGCGAGAAAAAACTGGGCCGCCTGCCGCGCCGCTCGGCCGCGGTCGCGTTCTCGGCCAACGATGTCTATGGGCTGGCCGAGGTGATCCGCCGCCAGCGCGGCGGAGCGGCGGTAGTGATGGGCGCGCTCAGCCCGCGCACGCGCAACGCCCAGGTTGCGCTGTACCAGTCGGGCGATGTCGATTATCTGGTCGCGACCGATGCCATCGGCATGGGCCTCAACATGGATCTGCACCATGTCGCCCTGGCGGCGCGCTGGAAATTCGACGGCGAGCGCCGGCGGCCCTTAAGCCCTGCCGAGATCGGCCAGATTGCGGGCCGCGCCGGGCGCCACATGCATGACGGAACCTTTGGCACCACGGCCGGCTGCGAACGCCTCGAGCCCGAAACCATCGCCGCTGTCGAGTCCCACGAATTCGAGCGTATCGACGGCATTTACTGGCGCAATCGCGAACTGGATTTTGCATCCGTCCCCCGGTTGCTCGAATCCCTGAACGCACCGCCCCCCGCATCCGATCTCTGGCGGGCGCCCGACTCGGATGACGTGAAAACCTTGCGCGACCTGGCAAAATTGGACGGCATCGCGGCCCGCGCGACCGGCCGCGATGCCGTCACCCGACTTTGGGCGGCCTGCCAGATCCCGGAATTCCATCAGACCCATTCGGACGCCCATACCCGGCTCGTGGGCCGTGTTTTCGAATATCTGATGAGCGAGAACGGCCTCCTGCCGGCGGCCTGGATGAACGCCCAGCTTGCCCGCCTCGACCGCGTCGACGGCGATATCGAGACATTGATGGGGCGGCTCGCGCAGATTCGAATCTGGACCTATATTTCCCACCGTCAGGAATGGCTCGAGGACGGGCCGGGCTGGCAGGAGCGGGCGCGGCAGCTCGAGGACCGACTGTCGGACGCCCTGCACCAGGGACTAACCCAGCGTTTCGTCGACCGGCGAACCTCGGTCCTGCTGCAAAAGCTCAATGCCGAGGATAATTTGAATGCCGAGATCGGCGCGGAGGGAGAAGTTCTTGTCGAGAATCTTTATGTGGGCAAGCTCGCCGGCTTCCGGTTCGGAGCCGATCTATCCTCGACCGGCGAGGACGCCCGCGCGCTCGTCCGGGCGGCCCGCCAGGCGCTCAGGGGCGAAATCGTGACCCGGCTGCAAGGCGTGCGAACCGATACCCACGATGCTTTCAGCCTCGCCCCCGATGGCGGAATGTTGTGGCGCGGTGAACGCATCGCCCGGCTGGCCAGGGGCCCCGAAATCCTCCGCCCGCGCGTGGAGATCCTGCCGAGCGATCTCCTCGAGGCGGGCGAACGCGACATCATGGCAACCCGCCTCGCCGCCTGGGTTGACGAAGAACTGCGGCGCCATCTCGCCCCGCTCTTTCGCCTGACCGCGGCCAGCCTGACCGGCAGCGGGCGCGGCCTCGCCTTCCAGCTCTGTGAGACGCTGGGCACGCTGCGCCGGAGTGCGGTCATCGAGCTTGTCCGCGAACTCTCGAAGGAACAGCGCCGCGATCTCAATCGCGCCGGCGTCCGCATCGGTAGTGAGGCGATTTACGTGGACGGGCTTCAGGGCGGCGGCGCCAGCCTGACCCTGCGCGCCCTCTTATGGCGGGTCTTTCACGAAACCTTCGATACATTGCCGCTGCCCCCTGACGGGCGCATGAGTTTCCACCCCGAAACATTGCCCGGCGCCGCCCGGACAGAACCGGACGACCAGGCCAGCGCCTTTTATCAGGCGGCCGGATACCTGCGCGTGGGGCCGGTGTTTCTGCGCGCGGATATTCTCAACCGCCTCGGCCAGGGGCTGTGGCAGGCCACTCATCCGGCACCCGAGCCGGCGTCTCACCCACCGACCCCAGGCCCGGCAACCGCCGAACCGCCCGAAGCCGCGCGTGATACACCGCCCGAAACGCCGCCCGGAATGCCGGAGGCGGCGGCGGCGGCGGCGGCGGGGGGGGCAGGACCGGATGGTGCAGAAGAGCCGGCTCCGGAACCCGCTGGAACCGGTCAGCCGGCCGGCCAGGAAGCGGGGGCCACGGAGGCAACGGAGGCGACGGGCGGCACGGATGGGCCGCCGGCGAGACCGCGGCCCGGTCATCCCCTGCCGGCCGATCTCCTGTCACAGGCGGGGTTGAAGCTGGCCGATGCACCGGGCGTTTTCGAGGCGCTCGGATACGAATTGCTGACGGCTGAGGATACGCCCGCCCGGGTCCGTCACCGTCCCCGAAGAAAGGCCCGGAAACACGGTGGAAAACAGGCCGGGGACCGGAACAGACGACCGGCCGGCCGGCACGGCCGGAACCGGGAGCGACAAGGCGGCGAGGCGCCACAGTCCGAAAAAACGGCCGCGAAAACCGCCCACGGAGCGACCCAAAAGACGACCCAAAAGACGGCCCAAGAAGCGGCCAAAGAGAGGGGCCGGGGCAAGGGCGCACGACAGGCCGGGGGACACGCTGGGGGACATGCTGGGGGATCGGCCGGGGGGCGGCCGGGCTGGCGGTCTGGCGGCCCTGCGCGCGAAGCCCGTTTCGACGAGTCCTATTCACCCTTCGCTAAGCTGCGCGAACTCAAGTTTGCCAGCGACGCGCCGCAGGACGGCGGCGGCCGGCGCCATCGCCGGCAGGGCGCGGGCAAGTCGGGCAAGGCGGAGACGACGGACCCGGAGACTGGCGGATCGTGA
- the ccmA gene encoding heme ABC exporter ATP-binding protein CcmA: MVSIETTRGAGGELGARGLAAIRGERLVFQDLSFRSAPGDLLVVTGPNGSGKSTLLRLLAGLLAPARGEVSYAGRVVLGTGARPDDAYRSRLHYLGHDNALKPALTVIENLRFWAGFYGGRTDRAALLDALRRFEVDRLADLPVRVLSAGQRRRVALSRLTAVRRSLWILDEPDAALDSYAGDLLAAVIASHRASGGLVVAATHGSLAMGAQRELRLSAAGPRAPDSPPAWIEHSKAPVS, translated from the coding sequence ATGGTATCGATCGAGACGACGAGAGGAGCGGGGGGCGAGCTGGGCGCGCGCGGGCTGGCCGCAATCCGGGGTGAACGGCTCGTCTTTCAGGATCTCTCCTTCCGGTCCGCGCCCGGCGATCTGCTGGTGGTCACGGGCCCCAACGGCAGTGGCAAGTCCACGCTGCTCCGGCTGCTCGCCGGGCTGCTGGCACCGGCGCGCGGCGAGGTTTCATACGCTGGCCGGGTGGTTCTCGGCACGGGCGCGCGGCCGGATGATGCCTATCGCAGCCGGCTGCATTATCTGGGGCACGATAACGCACTCAAGCCGGCGTTGACCGTGATCGAAAACCTGCGCTTCTGGGCGGGGTTTTATGGCGGGCGGACGGATCGGGCGGCGCTTCTGGACGCGCTCAGACGTTTCGAGGTGGACCGCCTCGCCGATCTGCCGGTGCGGGTGCTGTCCGCCGGCCAGCGCCGGCGCGTGGCGCTCTCCCGCCTGACGGCGGTCCGCCGGTCCCTTTGGATCCTGGACGAGCCCGATGCCGCGCTCGACAGCTACGCGGGCGACCTGCTGGCCGCCGTCATCGCCTCCCATCGCGCTTCGGGCGGGCTCGTGGTGGCCGCGACCCATGGTTCGCTGGCCATGGGCGCACAGCGCGAACTGCGCCTCAGTGCCGCCGGACCGCGCGCTCCGGACAGTCCCCCCGCCTGGATCGAGCATTCGAAGGCGCCCGTTTCATGA
- a CDS encoding TerB family tellurite resistance protein: protein MISKLANLFRTPDLAAEAGREDAAIHLAAAALMVEAAHMDGQVDAAERSAIARCLEAHFGLSATEAGDLLAKAEAEIAESTQLHPFALRLTGALDYDERVELVEMLWEVAYADGELHDFEANLLRRLGGLLHVTDFDRGAARKRAVARLAADIAPDDGGDDGGNVTR, encoded by the coding sequence ATGATTTCGAAACTGGCGAACCTGTTCCGAACACCGGATTTGGCGGCCGAGGCAGGCCGCGAGGATGCGGCCATCCACCTCGCTGCCGCCGCGCTCATGGTCGAGGCGGCCCATATGGACGGCCAGGTGGATGCTGCCGAGCGGTCTGCCATTGCGCGCTGCCTCGAGGCACATTTCGGGCTTTCCGCGACGGAGGCAGGCGACCTGCTCGCAAAGGCCGAGGCCGAGATCGCCGAATCGACCCAGCTTCATCCCTTTGCCCTGCGCCTGACCGGGGCCCTCGATTACGACGAGCGGGTGGAACTGGTCGAAATGCTCTGGGAAGTCGCCTATGCCGACGGAGAACTCCACGATTTCGAGGCCAATCTCCTGCGTCGGCTCGGCGGGCTCCTGCATGTCACGGATTTCGACCGTGGCGCGGCGCGCAAGCGGGCCGTGGCCCGGCTCGCGGCGGACATCGCCCCGGATGACGGGGGCGACGACGGCGGGAACGTCACCCGGTAA
- the ccmB gene encoding heme exporter protein CcmB, whose amino-acid sequence MTGFLVLLRRDLTLALGRGGDTLTVLFFFMLTVSLFPFGVGPGDQLLARVASGIIWVIALLAALLGIERLFQADADDGSLDLLALGQAPFEMVVLARVLAHWLVTGLPIVALSPILGSMLALPASSLWPLAAAMALGTPCLSLLGAVGAALIVGARKGGVLLGLIVLPFFVPVLIFGVAAVEAPMAGQETGPFLLILGAFLLAALALCPWAAAAALRQSLQ is encoded by the coding sequence ATGACCGGATTTCTCGTCCTTCTCCGGCGCGATCTGACGCTGGCGCTCGGCCGGGGCGGCGATACGCTCACGGTTCTCTTTTTCTTCATGCTGACGGTCTCGCTCTTCCCCTTCGGTGTCGGGCCTGGCGACCAGTTGCTCGCCCGGGTCGCATCGGGGATCATCTGGGTGATCGCGCTGCTGGCCGCGTTGCTCGGGATCGAACGTCTTTTTCAGGCGGATGCCGATGACGGCAGCCTCGACCTGCTGGCCCTGGGTCAGGCGCCGTTCGAAATGGTGGTGCTGGCCCGGGTATTGGCTCATTGGCTGGTCACGGGCCTGCCCATCGTGGCGCTCTCTCCGATCCTCGGCTCCATGCTGGCCCTGCCGGCATCGTCGCTCTGGCCGCTTGCGGCGGCGATGGCGCTGGGAACGCCCTGTCTCAGCCTGCTGGGCGCCGTGGGGGCGGCGCTGATTGTGGGCGCGCGCAAGGGCGGGGTCCTGCTGGGGCTGATCGTGCTTCCGTTCTTCGTGCCGGTACTGATTTTCGGCGTGGCGGCGGTCGAGGCCCCGATGGCGGGCCAGGAGACGGGGCCCTTTCTGCTGATTCTGGGCGCCTTTTTGCTCGCCGCGCTGGCACTTTGCCCCTGGGCGGCGGCGGCGGCGCTTCGCCAGTCATTGCAGTAG